One part of the Streptomyces ferrugineus genome encodes these proteins:
- a CDS encoding cytochrome P450 codes for MESQLGEGGSVGVDGTRLEEMAPEPLLTRDYETRPSLVYERLRQRHGPVAPVDLLGVPAWLVLGYREALQVLQDDEGWPKGLENWRARTDGEVPADWPLGPSLEVNHILIQGGPGYGSLRTAWDAALKPFQDPSHPQAKRLKAAVTAYADELITLVGQGGGTGVADLSAQFSRPLPLMVASHLLGFPGSQGDDALMDMWRVLDAGPDAEPALERLLATLAELAAVKLKEPGDDFPSHLLAAHPGLSLDELARELFMLLGMTSDHVGILMSNTVVEVISGDGDGVRASLSAGMIRETMNRVVMRKPPLVNFVPRFAAKDTPLGAYTIRAGDPVWVSSAAAHADPLFADHVASGSTISTRAHLSWGAGRRQCPARELASTVAAVGVGRLFERFSDLELALPADQLPWRSSPFMRGLRSLPVRYELAPMTERPTTPGHAPAAQSAPESEPENAEPVLPDQSARQRSSLWRYLTGLIRGGR; via the coding sequence ATGGAATCCCAGTTGGGCGAGGGCGGATCCGTGGGCGTCGACGGCACCCGCCTGGAGGAGATGGCGCCCGAACCGCTGCTGACCCGCGACTACGAGACACGCCCCTCCCTCGTGTACGAGCGGCTCAGGCAGCGGCACGGCCCGGTCGCCCCGGTCGACCTGCTCGGCGTTCCCGCCTGGCTGGTCCTCGGCTACCGCGAGGCGCTGCAGGTGCTCCAGGACGACGAGGGCTGGCCGAAGGGGCTGGAGAACTGGCGGGCCCGCACCGACGGCGAGGTCCCCGCCGACTGGCCGCTCGGGCCCAGCCTGGAGGTCAACCACATCCTGATCCAGGGCGGCCCCGGATACGGATCGCTGCGCACGGCGTGGGACGCGGCGCTCAAGCCGTTCCAGGATCCCTCCCACCCCCAGGCGAAGCGGCTGAAGGCGGCCGTCACCGCCTACGCCGACGAACTGATCACCCTGGTCGGACAGGGCGGCGGCACGGGCGTCGCCGACCTGTCCGCGCAGTTCTCGCGGCCGCTGCCGCTGATGGTGGCCAGCCACCTCCTGGGCTTTCCCGGATCACAGGGCGACGACGCCCTGATGGACATGTGGCGGGTCCTGGACGCGGGCCCGGACGCCGAGCCCGCTCTGGAGCGGCTGCTGGCGACGCTCGCGGAACTGGCGGCCGTGAAGCTGAAGGAGCCGGGCGACGACTTCCCCTCCCACCTCCTGGCCGCCCACCCCGGTCTCTCGCTCGACGAGCTGGCCCGCGAGCTGTTCATGCTGCTCGGCATGACCTCCGACCACGTCGGCATCCTCATGTCCAACACCGTGGTCGAGGTCATCTCCGGCGACGGCGACGGCGTGCGCGCCAGTCTGTCCGCCGGAATGATCCGGGAGACCATGAACCGCGTCGTCATGCGCAAGCCGCCGCTGGTGAACTTCGTGCCGCGGTTCGCCGCCAAGGACACCCCGCTCGGCGCCTACACGATCCGCGCCGGCGACCCGGTGTGGGTCTCCTCCGCCGCCGCGCACGCCGACCCGCTCTTCGCCGACCATGTCGCATCCGGCAGCACGATCAGCACCCGGGCCCATCTGTCCTGGGGCGCCGGCCGCCGCCAATGCCCGGCGCGCGAGCTGGCCTCCACGGTCGCGGCGGTCGGCGTGGGCCGGCTCTTCGAGCGGTTCTCCGATCTGGAGCTGGCCCTGCCGGCCGACCAACTGCCCTGGCGCTCCTCGCCGTTCATGCGCGGCCTGCGCTCGCTGCCCGTACGGTACGAACTCGCCCCGATGACCGAGCGGCCCACGACGCCCGGGCACGCGCCGGCCGCGCAGTCGGCGCCGGAGTCGGAGCCCGAGAACGCCGAGCCGGTGCTGCCGGACCAGTCCGCCCGGCAGCGCTCGTCGCTGTGGCGCTACCTGACGGGCCTGATCCGCGGCGGTCGTTGA
- a CDS encoding sugar phosphate isomerase/epimerase family protein, which produces MKIALDPYMLRALPIDEMVRTVAELGYEYIELSPRDDFMPFFLHPRADDERIAELKNSLRTHGVQLSSVLPLYKWSSPDETERQAAVRYWKRMIEITSDLECPLMNSEFNGRPERAAESEAAFWRSLEELLPVFEREGIALNLEAHPDDFCEENTPAVDLVRAINKPWVNYLYCAPHSFHLSGADPTADIAAMMRYAGDKLQHVHIADSFNHKGSSGLRYILNPPGTPARIHQHLDIGQGEVDWDAFFGTLRELNFDGVATACVFAWEERAKESSAFMLDRIRKELAG; this is translated from the coding sequence GTGAAAATCGCCCTCGACCCGTACATGCTCCGCGCACTGCCCATCGACGAGATGGTGCGCACGGTCGCAGAACTCGGCTACGAGTACATCGAGTTGTCGCCCCGCGACGACTTCATGCCGTTCTTCCTGCACCCGCGCGCCGACGACGAGCGGATCGCCGAGCTGAAGAACTCCCTGCGCACCCACGGCGTCCAGCTCTCGTCCGTGCTGCCGCTGTACAAGTGGTCCTCGCCGGACGAGACCGAGCGGCAGGCGGCCGTCCGCTACTGGAAGCGGATGATCGAGATCACCTCCGACCTCGAGTGTCCGCTCATGAACAGCGAGTTCAACGGCCGTCCCGAGCGGGCCGCCGAGAGCGAGGCGGCCTTCTGGCGCTCGCTGGAGGAGTTGCTGCCGGTGTTCGAGCGCGAAGGCATCGCTTTGAACCTGGAGGCGCACCCGGACGACTTCTGCGAGGAGAACACCCCCGCGGTCGACCTGGTCCGCGCGATCAACAAGCCGTGGGTGAACTACCTCTACTGCGCCCCGCACTCCTTCCACCTGTCGGGTGCGGACCCGACGGCGGACATCGCGGCGATGATGCGCTACGCCGGTGACAAGCTCCAGCACGTGCACATCGCGGACTCCTTCAACCACAAGGGTTCGTCCGGCCTGCGCTACATTCTCAACCCGCCCGGCACCCCGGCCCGCATCCACCAGCACCTGGACATCGGGCAGGGCGAGGTCGACTGGGACGCCTTCTTCGGCACGCTGCGCGAGCTGAACTTCGACGGCGTCGCCACGGCCTGCGTCTTCGCCTGGGAGGAGCGGGCCAAGGAGTCCTCGGCGTTCATGCTGGACCGCATCCGCAAGGAGCTGGCCGGGTAG
- a CDS encoding MFS transporter, which translates to MALLVIASCQLMVVLDITIVNIALPHIQRSLDFSTTSLSWVVNAYTLTFGGLLLLGGRMGDILGRRRVFIFGVLLFVLASLLGGMSQNSWQLLAARALQGVGGAIASPTSLALISTTFREGPERNRAFGVFAAVSAGGGAIGLLAGGMLVEWLNWRWVLFVNVPIGLLIALATPRWIRESERHPGHFDLAGALTSTVGMVLLVYGFIRAAQDGWRDALTLAAFGAAVVVLLLFVLVEQRSRQPITPLHMFADRNRAGTYGMMLSLAAAIFGMFFFLTLFVQNVLDFSPLQAGLAFLPVSAVIAVGAGLASQLLPKYGPKPFMVTGAILAAAGLAWLTLTDVHSTYAGSILGPILVFSLGMGMEFVSLTLMALSNVATQETGAASGLLNATQQVGGSLGLSILVTMFGTASNNEADKQIPAFLSRATPPERLRFERTGQLPPPYADEVLTAGVSATFIMAAIFTVIAAVIALLVIQVRPSDLERLQGGGIPTP; encoded by the coding sequence ATGGCGCTGCTGGTCATCGCGTCCTGTCAGCTGATGGTGGTGCTCGACATCACCATCGTGAACATCGCCCTGCCGCACATCCAGCGTTCGCTCGACTTCTCCACGACGAGCCTGTCCTGGGTGGTCAACGCCTACACGCTCACCTTCGGCGGACTGCTGCTGCTCGGCGGCCGGATGGGCGACATCCTCGGCAGACGGCGCGTGTTCATCTTCGGCGTGCTGCTGTTCGTGCTCGCCTCGCTGCTCGGCGGAATGTCCCAGAACTCCTGGCAACTCCTGGCCGCCCGCGCTCTGCAGGGCGTCGGCGGCGCCATCGCCTCCCCGACCTCCCTCGCCCTGATCAGCACGACCTTCCGTGAAGGACCCGAACGCAACCGGGCGTTCGGGGTGTTCGCCGCGGTCTCGGCGGGCGGCGGCGCGATCGGGCTGCTGGCGGGCGGCATGCTGGTCGAGTGGCTCAACTGGCGCTGGGTGCTGTTCGTCAACGTGCCCATCGGGCTGCTCATCGCGCTCGCCACCCCGCGCTGGATCCGTGAGTCCGAGCGCCACCCCGGGCACTTCGACCTGGCGGGCGCGCTCACCTCCACCGTCGGCATGGTGCTGCTGGTGTACGGGTTCATCCGGGCCGCGCAGGACGGCTGGCGGGACGCGCTCACCCTGGCCGCGTTCGGGGCGGCCGTCGTGGTGCTGCTGCTGTTCGTGCTGGTCGAGCAGCGCTCCAGACAGCCGATCACACCGCTGCACATGTTCGCGGACCGCAACCGGGCGGGCACGTACGGCATGATGCTGAGCCTGGCCGCGGCGATCTTCGGCATGTTCTTCTTCCTCACCCTCTTCGTGCAGAACGTGCTGGACTTCAGCCCGCTGCAGGCCGGTCTCGCCTTCCTGCCGGTGAGCGCCGTCATCGCGGTGGGCGCGGGGCTCGCCTCCCAACTGCTGCCGAAGTACGGGCCCAAGCCGTTCATGGTGACGGGCGCGATCCTGGCCGCCGCGGGCCTGGCCTGGCTGACCCTGACCGACGTCCACTCCACCTACGCGGGCAGCATCCTCGGGCCCATCCTGGTCTTCAGCCTCGGCATGGGCATGGAGTTCGTGTCCCTGACCCTGATGGCGCTGTCCAACGTGGCCACCCAGGAGACCGGTGCCGCCTCGGGGCTGCTCAACGCCACCCAGCAGGTGGGCGGTTCCCTCGGGCTGTCCATCCTGGTCACGATGTTCGGCACGGCCAGCAACAACGAGGCCGACAAACAGATCCCGGCCTTCCTGTCCCGGGCCACCCCGCCGGAGCGGCTGCGCTTCGAGCGCACGGGGCAGCTTCCGCCGCCGTACGCTGACGAGGTCCTGACCGCCGGTGTCTCGGCCACATTCATCATGGCGGCGATCTTCACGGTGATCGCCGCGGTGATCGCCCTGCTCGTGATCCAGGTCCGGCCCTCCGACCTGGAGCGGCTGCAGGGCGGCGGGATACCGACCCCCTGA
- a CDS encoding Gfo/Idh/MocA family oxidoreductase → MTVRVGVIGAGWIGKEHIRRLTDTVTGARVTAVTDIDAARAEDAAAPVGARVLPDGAAVIAADDVDAVLVTSWGPTHAEHVLNAIAAGKPVFCEKPLATTAEDCLKIVEAEMAHGRRLVQVGFMRRYDAGYRQLKQVIDSGRIGEPLIVHCAHRNPTVPQSYTSDMAALDTAVHEIDVLRWLLDDEIISAQVVLPRATSKRFEHLKDPQIMLFETAKGVRIDLEVFVNCQYGYDIQCETVGEEGLVRLPDPAAVGVRTAARHSTEVLTDWVGRFRDAFDTEFREWITALTAGDEPTGPSAWDGYAATVITAATVEALESGRVVATDLKPRPACYGGAA, encoded by the coding sequence ATGACTGTGCGAGTAGGCGTCATCGGCGCCGGCTGGATCGGCAAGGAGCACATCCGGCGCCTGACCGACACCGTCACCGGCGCCCGTGTCACAGCGGTCACCGACATCGACGCCGCCCGCGCCGAGGACGCGGCGGCCCCGGTCGGCGCCCGAGTGCTGCCCGACGGTGCCGCCGTGATCGCGGCGGACGACGTGGACGCGGTGCTGGTCACGTCCTGGGGCCCGACCCACGCCGAGCACGTGCTGAACGCCATCGCGGCCGGCAAGCCGGTGTTCTGCGAGAAGCCGCTGGCCACCACCGCCGAGGACTGCCTGAAGATCGTCGAGGCCGAGATGGCCCACGGCCGCCGTCTGGTCCAGGTCGGCTTCATGCGCCGCTACGACGCCGGCTACCGGCAGCTGAAGCAGGTCATCGACTCCGGCCGGATCGGCGAACCCCTGATCGTGCACTGCGCCCACCGCAACCCCACCGTGCCGCAGTCGTACACCTCCGACATGGCCGCCCTCGACACGGCCGTGCACGAGATCGACGTCCTGCGCTGGCTGCTGGACGACGAGATCATCTCCGCTCAGGTGGTCCTGCCGCGCGCCACGAGCAAGCGGTTCGAGCACCTCAAGGACCCGCAGATCATGCTGTTCGAGACCGCCAAGGGCGTCCGTATCGACCTCGAGGTCTTCGTCAACTGCCAGTACGGCTACGACATCCAGTGCGAGACCGTCGGCGAGGAGGGCCTCGTCCGCCTCCCCGACCCCGCCGCGGTCGGCGTGCGCACCGCCGCCCGGCACAGCACCGAGGTGCTCACGGACTGGGTGGGCCGCTTCCGGGACGCCTTCGACACCGAGTTCCGCGAGTGGATCACCGCCCTCACCGCCGGCGACGAGCCCACCGGACCCTCGGCCTGGGACGGCTACGCCGCCACCGTCATCACCGCGGCGACCGTCGAGGCCCTGGAGTCGGGCCGCGTCGTCGCCACCGACCTCAAGCCCCGTCCCGCCTGCTACGGAGGTGCCGCGTGA
- the tgmA gene encoding putative ATP-grasp-modified RiPP has product MRPFTLNYASPRGLPIAVTPYHFDPARQLNVLPDGRPAVSDPELLLAVGTTTSTAGSATHFDD; this is encoded by the coding sequence GTGCGACCGTTCACCCTCAACTACGCGTCTCCCCGAGGGCTTCCGATCGCGGTGACGCCGTATCACTTCGACCCGGCCCGGCAGCTGAACGTGCTGCCCGACGGCCGCCCCGCCGTCAGTGACCCCGAACTCCTGCTCGCGGTCGGCACGACGACGTCGACCGCCGGGTCCGCGACTCACTTCGACGACTGA
- a CDS encoding cytochrome P450, producing the protein MTTRRAIAPEELDTLNLADPRLHAESDLSAVWRHLREHRPVHWNPPTDTAPGFWVVTRHADVTSVYRSSARFTSEGGNVLETLLAGGDTGAGRMLAITDGERHTGLRRVLMSAFSPRALEPIVESVRRTVNRLLRDALEKGRCDFATDVAAGIPLGAICDLLGVPDRDRAHVLSLTSSALGSHEADSTAVDAWIAKNEILLYFAGLARDRRDSGHSDVIALLAGSEVGGLPLDDDEIILNCYSLILGGDETARLSMAGAALALLDHPDQWQALKCGDAGIGTAVEEILRWTTPALHSGRTATADTEVGGRPVGAGEIVTVWNASANHDEQVFDTPAELRLDRTPNKHVTFAYGPHFCLGAHLARAEIGAVLAGLRDLVAQMEQTGPAKPVYSNFLSGLSALPIALKAA; encoded by the coding sequence ATGACCACGCGGCGGGCGATCGCGCCGGAAGAGCTCGACACGCTGAACCTGGCCGATCCGCGGTTGCACGCCGAGAGCGATCTGTCCGCCGTGTGGCGCCATCTGAGGGAGCATCGGCCGGTCCACTGGAATCCGCCGACCGACACCGCCCCCGGCTTCTGGGTGGTGACCCGGCACGCCGACGTCACCTCCGTGTACCGGTCCAGCGCACGCTTCACCTCCGAGGGCGGCAACGTCCTGGAGACGCTGCTCGCGGGCGGCGACACCGGGGCCGGGCGGATGCTCGCCATCACCGACGGGGAGAGGCACACGGGGCTGCGCCGTGTGCTGATGTCGGCGTTCTCGCCGCGGGCGCTGGAGCCCATCGTGGAGAGTGTGCGGCGCACGGTGAACCGGCTGCTGCGGGACGCGCTGGAGAAGGGCCGCTGCGACTTCGCCACCGACGTGGCGGCCGGGATACCTCTCGGCGCCATCTGCGACCTGCTGGGCGTTCCCGACCGCGACCGGGCCCATGTGCTGAGCCTGACGTCCTCCGCGCTGGGCTCGCACGAGGCGGACAGTACGGCGGTGGACGCGTGGATCGCCAAGAACGAGATCCTGCTCTACTTCGCGGGCCTCGCCCGCGACCGGCGCGACAGCGGCCACTCGGACGTCATCGCCCTGCTGGCGGGGAGCGAGGTGGGCGGGCTGCCGCTGGACGACGACGAGATCATCCTCAACTGCTACAGCCTGATCCTGGGCGGCGACGAGACGGCCCGGCTGTCCATGGCCGGCGCCGCCCTCGCGCTGCTGGACCACCCCGACCAGTGGCAGGCCCTCAAGTGCGGCGACGCCGGCATCGGCACCGCCGTCGAGGAGATCCTGCGCTGGACGACCCCCGCCCTGCACTCCGGACGCACCGCGACCGCCGACACCGAGGTCGGCGGCCGGCCGGTCGGGGCAGGGGAGATCGTCACCGTGTGGAACGCCTCCGCCAACCATGACGAGCAAGTCTTCGACACACCGGCCGAGTTGCGCCTGGACCGCACCCCGAACAAGCACGTCACCTTCGCCTACGGCCCCCACTTCTGCCTCGGCGCCCATCTGGCCCGGGCGGAGATCGGGGCGGTACTGGCCGGGCTGCGGGACCTGGTGGCGCAGATGGAGCAGACGGGCCCGGCCAAGCCCGTCTACTCCAACTTCCTCAGCGGCCTCAGCGCCCTGCCGATCGCGCTGAAGGCCGCCTGA
- the tgmB gene encoding ATP-grasp ribosomal peptide maturase: MTVLILTSEEDVTADMVVTRLHGTGTPVLRLDPADLPGKAVLSADYAHGDFDGHLSVNGHVLSMGGLRSIWVRRPGEPAAHAADPSPWLTAETRQALYGMLHSAAARWMNHPRNADQARLKPWQLRVAHLSGFAVPPTVFTTAPRLAREFAEEHREVVVKSASGPPPGDDPALALPTTLIGPDADFSAVAAGPALLQRYVPKRADIRLTCVGPRLFAARKTAEPGQVDGRYGDTEHSWEPVEVPERIGKSVHEYVTLAGLAYAAFDFAEDEDGIWWFLECNQGGQFGFVELETGQPISEAVAHWLAQRRPDRRGG, from the coding sequence ATGACGGTTCTGATCCTCACGTCCGAGGAGGACGTGACCGCCGACATGGTGGTGACCAGACTGCACGGGACGGGCACGCCCGTGCTGCGGCTGGACCCCGCCGACCTGCCGGGCAAGGCCGTGCTGTCCGCCGACTACGCGCACGGTGACTTCGACGGGCATCTGTCGGTCAACGGACATGTGCTCAGCATGGGCGGCCTGCGCTCCATCTGGGTGCGCAGGCCGGGGGAACCGGCCGCGCACGCCGCCGACCCCTCACCGTGGCTGACCGCCGAGACCCGGCAGGCGCTGTACGGGATGCTCCACTCCGCCGCCGCACGGTGGATGAACCATCCGCGCAACGCCGACCAGGCCCGGCTGAAGCCCTGGCAGCTGCGGGTCGCCCACCTCAGCGGCTTCGCCGTGCCACCGACGGTCTTCACCACGGCACCCCGGCTGGCCCGGGAGTTCGCCGAGGAGCACCGGGAGGTCGTGGTGAAGTCCGCCTCGGGTCCGCCGCCCGGCGACGACCCGGCGCTGGCCCTGCCCACCACCCTCATCGGCCCCGACGCGGACTTCTCCGCCGTCGCGGCCGGGCCCGCGCTGCTCCAGCGGTACGTGCCCAAGCGGGCCGACATCCGCCTGACCTGCGTCGGCCCCCGCCTGTTCGCCGCGCGCAAGACCGCCGAGCCCGGCCAGGTCGACGGCCGCTACGGCGACACCGAGCACTCCTGGGAGCCGGTCGAGGTCCCCGAGCGCATCGGCAAGTCGGTGCACGAGTACGTCACCCTCGCCGGACTGGCCTACGCCGCCTTCGACTTCGCCGAGGACGAGGACGGCATCTGGTGGTTCCTGGAGTGCAACCAGGGCGGCCAGTTCGGCTTCGTCGAGCTGGAGACCGGGCAGCCGATCTCGGAGGCCGTCGCCCATTGGCTGGCACAGCGCAGGCCGGACCGCCGCGGCGGGTGA